From the genome of Deinococcus sp. AJ005, one region includes:
- the mutY gene encoding A/G-specific adenine glycosylase gives MIAVPDPIPRIRAALLAWFDASGRELPWRLGTEGARDPYRVWVAEILLQQTQVARGLHYYDRFLEAFPDVQALAEAPVEAVLKAWEGCGYYARARNLHRAAKVIVQDGFPGDYGGWLALPGVGPYTAAAVASLAFGEARAVNDGNVRRVLARLYGEARPTDAWIQARADALLSPVRPGAWNEAVMDLGATVCTPKAPRCAECPLSAHCAALAGGTPTAFPAPKVRAAVRMVQAVAVLIGDEREVVLERREGGLLGGLMGLPMLELGPDETTGEALAALCKRLNACPGELLGQVRHSMTHRQITLHVYAAASNLHRQVVATAVLSRLDHKALELLRTRQEGLFATALTDGSSV, from the coding sequence GTGATCGCTGTTCCAGACCCTATTCCCAGGATTCGCGCTGCACTGCTGGCGTGGTTTGACGCCTCAGGCCGTGAGTTGCCGTGGCGGCTGGGCACAGAGGGAGCGCGTGACCCCTACCGCGTGTGGGTGGCCGAGATTCTGCTCCAGCAGACCCAGGTGGCGCGCGGCCTGCACTACTATGACCGCTTTCTGGAGGCGTTTCCCGACGTGCAGGCGCTGGCTGAAGCACCTGTCGAGGCCGTGCTGAAAGCCTGGGAAGGCTGCGGCTACTACGCCCGCGCCCGCAATCTGCACCGTGCGGCCAAGGTCATCGTTCAGGATGGCTTTCCGGGGGATTACGGCGGCTGGCTGGCGCTGCCAGGGGTGGGGCCTTACACCGCCGCCGCCGTGGCGAGTCTGGCGTTTGGCGAGGCACGCGCGGTCAACGACGGCAACGTGCGCCGGGTGCTGGCGCGGCTCTATGGTGAGGCCCGGCCCACGGACGCCTGGATTCAGGCGCGGGCCGACGCCCTGCTCTCCCCCGTCCGCCCCGGCGCGTGGAACGAGGCGGTCATGGACCTGGGCGCAACCGTCTGCACGCCCAAGGCCCCGCGCTGCGCCGAATGTCCACTGTCTGCCCACTGCGCGGCACTGGCAGGGGGCACGCCCACAGCGTTTCCCGCACCCAAAGTCCGGGCAGCGGTGCGGATGGTGCAGGCGGTGGCCGTGCTGATTGGAGATGAGCGGGAGGTCGTGCTGGAGCGGCGCGAGGGCGGCTTGCTGGGAGGTCTGATGGGGTTGCCGATGCTTGAGCTTGGCCCGGATGAGACGACTGGCGAGGCGCTGGCGGCACTCTGCAAACGTCTGAATGCGTGTCCAGGAGAATTGCTGGGGCAGGTCCGGCACAGCATGACGCACCGCCAGATCACCCTGCATGTGTATGCGGCGGCCTCCAACTTACACCGGCAGGTGGTAGCGACAGCGGTGCTCTCACGGCTGGACCACAAGGCGCTGGAACTATTACGGACGCGGCAGGAGGGCCTCTTTGCCACCGCACTCACAGACGGCTCATCCGTTTGA
- a CDS encoding isoprenyl transferase yields MKSNPAAAAVRTLQKTRSAARGALLWGYEQRLAREVAAGGKLPRHLGLILDGNRRYARAGGMGLEMGHSFGADKAHEVLQWCLELGIPAVTIWVLSTDNNNRDPQEIAHILSLLEREALNLSTDPRIHANRVKVRAIGQHSNFPGHVLDALRELEEKTAHYDGMRLNIAVGYGGREEIVDAVKIHLSAQAAAGMSLEQASAELAPDHISAHLYTADTPDPDFIIRTSGEIRLSGFMLWQSVYSEYYFCDVYWPGFRRVDFLRALRDFQGRDRRFGK; encoded by the coding sequence ATGAAGTCCAACCCCGCTGCCGCCGCCGTCCGCACGCTTCAGAAAACGCGCAGTGCGGCGCGTGGGGCGCTGCTGTGGGGTTACGAGCAACGGCTGGCACGTGAAGTGGCGGCGGGCGGCAAACTGCCGCGTCACCTGGGCCTGATCCTGGACGGCAACCGCCGCTACGCGCGGGCCGGGGGCATGGGGCTTGAGATGGGGCATTCCTTCGGCGCAGACAAGGCGCACGAGGTCTTGCAGTGGTGCCTGGAACTGGGCATTCCCGCCGTGACCATCTGGGTGCTGTCCACCGACAACAACAACCGCGATCCGCAGGAAATCGCGCACATTCTGAGCCTGCTGGAACGCGAGGCACTGAACCTGTCCACCGATCCACGCATCCACGCCAACCGGGTCAAGGTGCGCGCCATCGGCCAGCACAGCAACTTTCCGGGACATGTGCTGGACGCGCTGCGTGAACTGGAGGAAAAGACCGCCCACTACGACGGCATGCGCCTGAACATCGCCGTGGGCTACGGCGGGCGCGAGGAAATCGTGGACGCGGTCAAGATTCACCTGTCGGCCCAGGCCGCCGCCGGAATGTCGCTGGAGCAGGCCAGCGCCGAACTGGCCCCGGACCACATCAGCGCGCACCTGTACACCGCCGACACGCCGGACCCCGATTTCATCATCCGCACCAGCGGCGAGATCCGGCTGTCGGGCTTCATGCTGTGGCAGAGTGTGTATTCCGAGTACTACTTCTGTGACGTGTACTGGCCGGGCTTCCGGCGGGTGGACTTCTTGCGGGCGCTGCGCGACTTTCAGGGCCGGGACCGACGGTTCGGGAAATAG
- the phoU gene encoding phosphate signaling complex protein PhoU — protein MREVLENDLRSVLNGALNMLGTVEQMLPVAADVLLHEQTERLSEVRALDLEVDAQEARIEAECLRIIALHQPVARDLRLVALILKSLSDIERMGDYVVHVAEDGAELAQAPALKKYVNLARMLARLGEMSQNLRTAIADRDVARAEATVGMDDEVDDLYEQIQRELVTYMLEDPRNISKALMLMRVGRSLERVGDHMENVAERVRYWVTGVREA, from the coding sequence ATGCGTGAAGTGCTTGAAAACGATCTGAGAAGCGTCCTGAACGGTGCGCTGAACATGCTGGGCACCGTCGAGCAGATGCTGCCGGTGGCCGCCGACGTGCTGTTGCACGAACAGACCGAGCGGCTCTCCGAGGTGCGCGCCCTGGACCTGGAGGTGGACGCCCAGGAGGCCCGGATTGAGGCCGAATGCCTGCGGATCATCGCCTTGCACCAGCCAGTGGCCCGTGACCTGCGGCTGGTGGCGCTGATCCTCAAGAGCCTGTCGGACATTGAGCGCATGGGTGACTACGTGGTCCATGTGGCCGAGGACGGCGCGGAACTGGCGCAGGCCCCGGCCCTCAAGAAGTATGTCAATCTGGCGCGGATGCTGGCCCGTCTGGGCGAGATGAGCCAGAACCTGCGGACGGCCATTGCGGACCGCGACGTGGCCCGCGCCGAGGCCACGGTGGGCATGGACGATGAGGTCGACGACCTGTACGAGCAGATTCAGCGCGAACTGGTGACTTACATGCTCGAAGACCCGCGCAACATCAGCAAGGCGCTGATGCTGATGCGGGTGGGGCGCAGCCTGGAACGCGTCGGCGATCATATGGAAAACGTCGCCGAACGCGTGCGCTACTGGGTCACGGGTGTACGGGAGGCTTGA